One region of Eleutherodactylus coqui strain aEleCoq1 chromosome 5, aEleCoq1.hap1, whole genome shotgun sequence genomic DNA includes:
- the LOC136629007 gene encoding zinc finger protein 84-like isoform X2, whose amino-acid sequence MSGGYLVSAEDWSVTEDTYEEPVIIPDITSDLHSKDPSSYPLIQVSSSDLLQADNQKKSQRRGELQGTHTGENAFSCIECGKCFREKANLIVHQRIHTGEKPFSCSECAKCFNRKKNLVRHQRTHTGEKPFSCPQCGKCFTHKFYLVMHQRIHTGEKPFSCSDCGKCFNRKNNLDRHQRTHTGEKPFSCPQCGKCFTHKFYLVTHQRSHTGEKLFPCSACEKCFFVKAELARHLRVHTGEKPFSCSKCGKCFRDKTGLVVHQRSHTGEKPFSCSECGKSFSVKSDLARHQRIHTGEKPFICSECGKCFRDRSNLVVHQRTHTGEKRFSCSECGKCFMEKAGLIVHQRIHTGEKPFSCTKCGKCFRDKTGLVVHQRFHTGEKPVSCSECGKCFRDKSGLVVHQRTHTGEKRFSCSECGKGFVEKAGLVAHQRTHTGEKPFSCSECGKCFTLLTNLVRHEKTHTGEKTFSCSVCEKCFTHKSTLIAHKRTHTGEGLF is encoded by the coding sequence ATGTCGGGCGGATATCTGGTATCTGCAGAAGATTGGAGTGTTACtgaagatacatatgaagagcctgtcattatcccagaTATCACCTCagaccttcacagcaaagatccatcatcttaTCCTCTTATACAGGTCTCATCTTCTGATTTATTACAGGCTGATAAccagaagaaaagtcaaagaagGGGAGAACTTCAgggaactcacacaggggagaatgcATTTTCATGtatagaatgtgggaaatgttttagagagaaAGCAAATCTCATTGTACATCaacgaattcacacaggggaaaagccattttcatgttcagaatgtgctaAATGTTTTAACcggaaaaaaaatcttgttagacatcagagaactcacacaggggagaagccgttttcatgtccacaatgtgggaaatgttttacccataaATTTTATCTTGTTatgcatcagagaattcacacaggagagaagccgttttcatgttcagattgtgggaaatgctttaaccGTAAAAATAATCTtgatagacatcagagaactcacacaggagagaaaccattttcatgtccacaatgtgggaaatgctttacccaTAAATTTTATCTTGTCACACATCAGCGAtctcatacaggggagaagctGTTTCCATGCTCagcatgtgagaaatgtttttttgttaaagCAGAGCTTGCAAGACATCTAAGAgttcatacaggggagaagccattttcatgttcaaaatgtgggaaatgttttcgaGATAAAACAGgtcttgttgtacatcagagatctcacacaggggagaagccgttttcatgttcagaatgtggaaaaagttTTTCTGTTAAATCAGATCTTGCaagacatcaaagaattcacacaggggaaaagccatttatatgttcagaatgtgggaaatgttttagagataGATCAAatcttgttgtacatcagagaactcatacaggagagaagcggttttcatgttcagaatgtggaaaatgttttatggaGAAAGCAGGTCTTATtgtgcatcagagaattcacacaggggagaaaccattttcatgtactaaatgtgggaaatgttttagagataAAACGGgtcttgttgtacatcagagatttcacactggggagaagccggtttcatgttcagaatgtggaaaatgttttagagaTAAATCCGgtcttgttgtacatcagagaactcatacaggagagaagcggttttcttgttcagaatgtgggaaaggttttgtgGAGAAAGCAGgtcttgttgcacatcagagaactcacacaggggagaagccattttcatgttcagaatgtgggaaatgttttaccctgtTAACAAATCTTGTTCGACACGAAAAAACTCATACAGGGGAGAAGACATTTTCTTGTTCAGTATGTGAGAAATGTTTCACACATAAATCAACACTTATTGCAcataagagaactcacacaggagaggggCTGTTTTGA